A portion of the Rhodopseudomonas sp. BAL398 genome contains these proteins:
- the yidD gene encoding membrane protein insertion efficiency factor YidD, whose product MNPSELCADCARMLQRAPRNAGRGMIWLYRHSLSPLVGANCRHLPSCSVYGDEAIGRFGLWRGGWMTLARLLRCNPWGTSGIDNVPLTAPPGATWYLPWRYARWRGVNGPDGPSAPAS is encoded by the coding sequence ATGAACCCATCAGAGCTCTGCGCCGATTGCGCCCGGATGCTGCAGCGCGCACCGCGCAACGCCGGCCGCGGCATGATCTGGCTATATCGGCACTCACTGTCGCCGCTGGTCGGCGCCAATTGCCGGCATCTGCCGAGTTGTTCGGTCTATGGCGACGAGGCCATCGGGCGATTCGGGCTGTGGCGCGGCGGCTGGATGACGCTGGCGCGGCTGCTGCGCTGCAATCCCTGGGGCACCTCGGGCATCGACAATGTGCCGCTCACCGCCCCGCCCGGCGCGACCTGGTACTTGCCCTGGCGCTACGCACGCTGGCGCGGCGTCAACGGCCCGGACGGCCCCTCCGCGCCGGCGTCCTGA
- a CDS encoding AraC family transcriptional regulator, which produces MDALSDVLRSVRLTGGVFLDARFTAPWSINSQTTAEYCEPYLAAPAQIIAYHVVIAGRLQLSVEGEAAIEVMAGEIVLVPRNEVHTLSSVTGLKPLNAQDLILPAGDGGLMRIRHGGGGAATHIVCGFLASEDAYNPLIETLPRVMKLDIRDGTARDWIEASVRFAAGELVEGRLASSSVMSRLSELLFVEAVRHYSATLGSDELGWLKGLRDPQVGRALALMHRTIAAPWTADSLAREVALSRSAFMDRFRTLVGMPPIRYLTMWRLRTAKLNLRESGRSVSQVAHEVGYDSEEAFSRAFKREFGVSPTRWRDQDAGAEGPSGPLTPRQRA; this is translated from the coding sequence ATGGATGCTCTGTCCGATGTGCTTCGCTCGGTGCGCCTGACCGGCGGCGTGTTTCTCGACGCCCGGTTCACGGCGCCCTGGTCGATCAATTCGCAGACGACGGCTGAATATTGCGAGCCCTATCTGGCGGCGCCGGCGCAAATTATCGCCTATCACGTGGTGATCGCCGGCCGGCTGCAATTGTCGGTCGAAGGCGAGGCGGCGATCGAGGTGATGGCCGGCGAGATCGTGCTGGTGCCGCGCAACGAAGTGCACACGCTGTCGAGCGTGACCGGGTTGAAGCCGCTGAACGCCCAGGACCTGATCCTGCCCGCCGGCGACGGCGGGCTGATGCGTATTCGACACGGCGGCGGCGGCGCGGCGACGCATATCGTCTGCGGCTTTCTCGCCAGCGAGGACGCCTATAATCCGCTGATCGAAACCCTGCCGCGGGTGATGAAGCTCGATATCCGCGACGGCACCGCGCGCGACTGGATCGAAGCCTCGGTGCGGTTTGCCGCCGGCGAACTGGTCGAAGGCCGACTGGCGTCGTCGAGCGTGATGTCGCGGTTGTCGGAGCTGTTGTTCGTCGAAGCCGTGCGCCACTACTCCGCGACGCTGGGCAGCGACGAACTGGGCTGGCTGAAGGGGCTGCGGGATCCGCAAGTCGGCCGGGCGCTGGCGCTGATGCACCGGACGATCGCGGCGCCGTGGACCGCGGACTCGCTCGCCCGCGAGGTGGCGCTGTCGCGCAGCGCGTTCATGGATCGATTCCGGACGCTGGTCGGCATGCCGCCGATCCGCTATCTCACGATGTGGCGGTTACGCACCGCGAAGCTCAATCTGCGCGAGTCCGGCAGGAGCGTCAGTCAAGTCGCCCACGAGGTCGGCTACGACTCCGAGGAGGCCTTCAGCCGGGCATTCAAGCGGGAGTTCGGCGTCTCGCCGACGCGCTGGCGCGATCAGGACGCCGGCGCGGAGGGGCCGTCCGGGCCGTTGACGCCGCGCCAGCGTGCGTAG
- a CDS encoding class I SAM-dependent methyltransferase codes for MMTGVQNKGSAPDYAAIKQRQQATWAAGDYAVIGTTLQIVGERLCEAIDLRPGERVLDVAAGNGNATLAAARRFVDVTSTDYVGALLARGKERADADRLPVTFQQADAEALPFADGRFDVAVSTFGVMFAPDQDKAAQELTRVVRGGGRIGLANWTPDGFIGQLFGIVGSHVAPPAGVRSPGLWGTEPRLGELFAGHRVTATKQVFMFRYKSPAHWLEIFRSYYGPVNRAFAALDAAGQAALEADITELLCRMNRGGGESLLVPGDYLEVIVTRR; via the coding sequence ATGATGACAGGAGTACAAAATAAAGGCAGCGCGCCGGACTACGCGGCGATCAAGCAGCGGCAACAAGCAACTTGGGCGGCCGGCGACTACGCCGTGATCGGCACCACGCTGCAGATCGTCGGCGAGCGGCTTTGCGAGGCGATCGATCTGCGCCCCGGCGAGCGGGTGCTCGACGTCGCCGCCGGCAACGGCAACGCCACGCTGGCCGCGGCCCGCCGCTTTGTCGACGTGACCTCGACCGACTATGTCGGCGCCCTGCTAGCTCGCGGCAAGGAGCGCGCCGACGCCGACCGGCTGCCGGTGACTTTCCAGCAGGCCGACGCCGAGGCACTGCCGTTTGCGGACGGCCGTTTCGACGTCGCGGTGTCGACCTTCGGGGTGATGTTCGCGCCGGACCAGGACAAGGCGGCGCAGGAACTGACCCGCGTGGTCCGCGGCGGCGGCCGCATCGGGCTCGCAAACTGGACGCCGGACGGCTTCATCGGCCAGCTGTTCGGGATCGTCGGCAGCCACGTGGCGCCGCCGGCCGGGGTCCGCTCGCCGGGGCTGTGGGGCACCGAGCCGCGGCTCGGCGAGCTGTTTGCCGGCCACCGCGTGACTGCGACCAAACAGGTCTTCATGTTTCGCTACAAGTCGCCAGCGCATTGGCTGGAGATCTTCCGCAGCTATTACGGCCCGGTCAACCGCGCCTTTGCCGCGCTCGACGCCGCCGGCCAGGCGGCGCTGGAGGCGGATATCACCGAGCTGCTGTGCCGGATGAATCGCGGCGGCGGCGAGTCGCTGCTGGTGCCGGGCGATTATCTCGAAGTGATCGTGACCAGACGATAG
- a CDS encoding DUF3574 domain-containing protein → MRGSLAVAALLAVALSGCASLPQACVPPARLMASAELLFGRNIADRLGVSDKAFADFTAREITPRFPDGLTVIDANGQWRDTERGALVREPSKLVLIAFDDSTEKRAALAAIAQAYKARFKQQSVLTTLRSACVSF, encoded by the coding sequence TTGAGGGGATCGCTGGCCGTCGCGGCGCTGTTGGCGGTCGCGCTATCCGGGTGCGCCAGCCTGCCGCAAGCCTGCGTGCCGCCGGCGCGGCTGATGGCCTCGGCCGAACTATTATTCGGCCGCAACATCGCCGACCGCCTCGGCGTCAGCGACAAGGCCTTCGCGGATTTCACCGCGCGCGAGATCACGCCGCGGTTTCCGGACGGATTGACGGTGATCGATGCCAACGGACAGTGGCGCGATACCGAGCGCGGCGCGCTGGTGCGCGAGCCGAGCAAGCTGGTGCTGATCGCCTTCGACGACAGCACCGAAAAGCGCGCGGCGCTGGCCGCGATCGCGCAGGCCTACAAGGCGCGGTTCAAACAGCAATCGGTGCTGACCACATTGCGCAGCGCTTGCGTCAGCTTCTAG
- a CDS encoding mechanosensitive ion channel family protein, with protein MIRSLLRHAVRFATRGAGGRAIRTATSRASLLAVLWLVLLSVAVPDALAQTAPPAALPSQQSDNAVSKPVEVKPTADDAAIANRIERILQSTNWFVSPKVAVRDGIVFMDGKTQTQEHLRWAGTLAQNTQGTVAVVNRIEVEADVGSTFGRAGDEFARLYRQALQTWPWILLACVIIFVTWLLARLVAFVVRRLVARRVSSSLLASVVVQAFSIPVFLLGIYFVLQVAGLTRLAITVLGGTGLFGIIIGFAFRDIAENFLASILLSVRNPFSTGDLIEVDGNTGIVQNLNVRTTVLLTLAGNYVQIPNAIVFKSTITNYSASQSRQATFAVGIGYDSSTTKAQSLIANVLAQHPAVLDTPEPLVLVEELGAATVNLRVFYWFASATYSPAKINSALLRLTKDALLSGGIELPDAAREVVFPHGVPIIRHDDRAATSARPGGLGEAVVDHERSPVSVGEGNLRNETIEVSEQSEGKAPESEENLLKR; from the coding sequence ATGATTCGTTCGCTGTTGCGCCACGCGGTGCGGTTTGCCACGCGCGGTGCGGGCGGCCGCGCAATCCGGACGGCGACGTCGCGCGCGTCGCTCCTGGCGGTGCTGTGGCTCGTCCTGCTGAGCGTCGCGGTGCCCGACGCTCTGGCCCAGACCGCGCCACCCGCCGCGCTGCCGAGCCAGCAAAGCGACAACGCGGTGTCGAAGCCCGTCGAGGTCAAGCCGACCGCCGATGACGCGGCGATCGCCAATCGCATTGAGCGCATTCTGCAGTCGACAAACTGGTTTGTCAGCCCCAAGGTCGCGGTGCGCGACGGCATCGTCTTCATGGACGGCAAGACCCAGACCCAGGAGCATCTGCGCTGGGCCGGGACGCTGGCGCAGAACACCCAAGGCACCGTCGCGGTGGTCAACCGGATCGAGGTCGAGGCCGACGTCGGATCGACCTTCGGTCGCGCCGGCGACGAATTCGCCCGGCTGTATCGCCAGGCGCTGCAGACATGGCCCTGGATCCTGCTGGCATGCGTCATCATCTTCGTCACCTGGCTGCTGGCGCGGCTGGTCGCGTTCGTCGTTCGACGCCTGGTCGCGCGGCGGGTGTCGTCGTCGCTGCTGGCCAGCGTCGTTGTCCAGGCGTTTTCAATTCCCGTGTTTCTGCTCGGCATCTACTTCGTGCTTCAAGTGGCGGGCCTCACGCGGCTCGCCATCACCGTGCTGGGCGGCACCGGATTGTTCGGCATCATCATCGGCTTCGCGTTTCGCGACATCGCCGAGAATTTTCTCGCCAGCATCCTGCTCAGCGTCCGCAATCCGTTCAGCACCGGCGATCTGATCGAGGTCGACGGCAACACCGGCATCGTCCAGAACCTCAATGTGCGCACCACCGTGCTGCTGACGCTGGCCGGCAATTATGTGCAGATCCCGAACGCCATCGTGTTCAAGAGCACGATCACCAATTACAGCGCCTCGCAAAGCCGGCAGGCGACCTTCGCGGTCGGGATCGGCTATGATTCTTCCACCACCAAGGCGCAGTCGCTGATCGCCAATGTGTTGGCGCAGCATCCGGCCGTGCTCGATACGCCCGAACCGCTGGTGCTGGTCGAGGAGCTGGGCGCTGCGACCGTCAATCTGCGGGTATTCTATTGGTTCGCCAGCGCCACCTATTCGCCGGCCAAGATCAATTCGGCGCTGCTGCGCCTGACCAAGGACGCGCTGCTCAGCGGCGGGATCGAATTGCCCGACGCCGCCCGCGAAGTGGTGTTTCCCCACGGCGTCCCGATCATCCGCCACGACGATCGCGCGGCGACAAGCGCGCGGCCTGGTGGGCTCGGCGAGGCCGTCGTCGACCACGAGCGCAGCCCGGTCAGTGTCGGCGAAGGCAATCTGCGCAACGAGACCATCGAGGTCAGCGAGCAATCCGAAGGCAAGGCGCCGGAATCCGAGGAGAACCTGCTCAAGCGCTGA
- the mddA gene encoding methanethiol S-methyltransferase, translating into MPTAMEDDRSAELISWHLRIMRGLVVAYGGTAYLVCLATLLYAFGFVAEYIVPKAINDGAAAPMSKALLIDLLLLSIFAIQHSGMARQRFKRLFARHASAAIERSSYILLASLTLLLLLWQWVPIPNVVWRIETPALAALATASGMSGWLMVVYSSFLISHFELFGLTQVIAHFAGRLAAPAKFKTPGLYRLIRHPIYLGFIIAFWSTPVMTVGHLLFAAVTTAYIFVGIRLEERDLVSVFGDRYRRYREQVAMLLPGLF; encoded by the coding sequence ATGCCAACTGCAATGGAAGATGACCGGAGCGCTGAGCTGATTTCGTGGCATTTGCGGATCATGAGGGGCCTGGTCGTTGCCTATGGGGGCACGGCCTACCTGGTCTGCCTCGCGACCCTGCTCTATGCATTCGGCTTCGTCGCCGAATATATCGTGCCGAAGGCGATCAACGACGGCGCGGCCGCGCCGATGTCGAAGGCATTGCTGATCGATCTGCTGTTGCTGTCGATCTTCGCGATTCAGCACAGCGGCATGGCGCGGCAGCGCTTCAAACGACTGTTCGCGCGGCATGCCTCCGCGGCGATCGAGCGGTCGAGCTATATTCTGCTCGCGAGCCTGACGCTGCTTCTGCTGTTGTGGCAGTGGGTGCCGATTCCGAACGTGGTATGGCGCATTGAAACCCCGGCGCTCGCCGCCCTCGCGACTGCGTCCGGGATGTCGGGCTGGCTGATGGTGGTCTATAGCTCGTTTTTGATCAGCCATTTCGAGCTGTTCGGCCTGACCCAGGTGATCGCGCATTTTGCCGGACGCCTCGCGGCTCCGGCCAAATTCAAGACCCCGGGCCTGTATCGGCTGATCCGGCATCCGATCTATCTCGGCTTCATCATCGCCTTCTGGTCGACGCCGGTCATGACCGTGGGACATCTGCTGTTTGCCGCGGTCACCACGGCCTACATTTTCGTCGGGATCCGGCTCGAGGAACGCGATCTGGTGTCGGTGTTCGGCGATCGCTACCGCAGATATCGCGAACAGGTGGCGATGCTGCTGCCCGGGCTGTTCTGA
- a CDS encoding alpha/beta hydrolase, with the protein MRSRKPQALVAFLALAPGVAHVRERLATLLWPDSSDDAARQSLRQCISKLRRDVPELPLSSESDLIGFEIGAISTDVAEFGAALADPTLANLRRAAALYRGDLLEGFDARSDLFEEWLLGERDRLRAAAISGLRALMLELQRGGAQQEAIAVALRLLAIDPLQEDVERALMRLYADQGQTALALRRYKRCEALLRKELNVEPDQATKSLYQDLLRYRTRRKASDQSAISSASEPAPPSLRQTVRTCTTQDGVRIAYASVGSGPPLVKAANWLNHLEFDLESPVYRHWIEALSRDHTYLRYDERGTGLSDWDVFDFSFDALLRDLETVVEAARLDRFVLLGASQGCAISIAYAVKHPERVSHLVLYGGYAKGWIHLDDPAEKARRQALATLVLEGWGQENPVFRQIFTSLLIPGANDEQIRWFNDLQKLTTSPENAHKLVQEFGAIDVRHLLKDVRVPTLVLHARQDARVKFTEGQELAAGIKGARFVPLDSRNHVILENEPAWSVFVSAVRAFLAGSDRPQPPLPPGSA; encoded by the coding sequence TTGCGCAGCAGGAAACCGCAAGCCCTTGTGGCATTTCTGGCGTTGGCGCCCGGCGTCGCCCATGTCCGGGAGCGGCTGGCGACGCTGCTCTGGCCGGATAGCAGCGACGACGCGGCGCGACAGAGCCTGCGCCAATGCATCAGCAAGCTGCGCCGCGATGTCCCCGAGCTGCCGCTGTCATCCGAGAGCGATCTGATCGGCTTCGAAATCGGCGCGATCTCCACCGACGTCGCGGAGTTCGGCGCCGCGCTCGCCGATCCCACCCTTGCCAACCTCAGGCGCGCGGCCGCGCTCTATCGCGGCGACTTGCTGGAGGGGTTCGACGCAAGATCCGACCTGTTCGAGGAATGGCTGCTGGGCGAGCGGGACCGGCTGCGCGCCGCCGCGATCTCCGGCTTGCGCGCCTTGATGCTGGAATTGCAGCGCGGCGGGGCGCAGCAAGAGGCCATCGCTGTGGCGCTGCGCCTGCTGGCGATTGATCCGTTGCAGGAGGACGTCGAGCGCGCGCTGATGCGGCTCTATGCCGACCAGGGCCAGACCGCGCTCGCCCTGCGACGCTACAAGCGCTGCGAAGCGTTGCTGCGCAAGGAGCTCAATGTCGAGCCCGATCAGGCGACCAAATCGCTGTATCAGGACCTGCTGCGCTACCGGACGCGGCGCAAGGCCAGCGACCAAAGCGCCATTTCGTCAGCTTCGGAACCGGCGCCGCCGTCGCTGCGGCAGACGGTGCGGACCTGCACCACCCAGGACGGGGTGCGGATCGCCTATGCGTCGGTGGGGTCCGGGCCGCCGTTGGTGAAGGCCGCCAATTGGCTCAACCATCTGGAGTTCGATCTCGAGAGCCCGGTGTACCGACACTGGATCGAGGCGCTGAGCCGCGACCATACCTACCTGCGATACGACGAACGCGGCACCGGGCTGTCCGATTGGGACGTTTTCGATTTCTCCTTCGATGCTCTGCTACGCGATCTCGAAACCGTGGTCGAAGCCGCGAGGCTCGACCGTTTTGTCCTGCTCGGCGCATCCCAAGGATGCGCGATTTCGATTGCCTATGCGGTGAAACATCCCGAGCGCGTCAGCCATCTCGTGCTCTATGGCGGCTATGCCAAGGGTTGGATCCATCTCGACGATCCCGCCGAAAAGGCGCGACGCCAGGCGCTCGCCACATTGGTGCTCGAAGGCTGGGGACAGGAAAACCCGGTATTCCGCCAGATCTTCACGTCGCTGTTGATTCCCGGCGCCAATGACGAGCAGATCCGCTGGTTCAACGATCTGCAGAAGCTCACGACGTCACCGGAAAATGCCCACAAGCTGGTCCAGGAATTTGGCGCGATCGATGTCCGTCACCTGCTCAAGGACGTTCGTGTGCCGACGCTGGTGCTGCACGCGCGCCAAGACGCGCGGGTGAAATTCACCGAGGGACAGGAACTCGCAGCCGGCATCAAGGGCGCGCGGTTCGTGCCGCTCGACAGCAGAAACCATGTGATTCTGGAAAACGAACCGGCATGGTCGGTGTTTGTCAGCGCAGTCCGAGCCTTTCTCGCAGGATCGGATCGACCACAGCCGCCTCTCCCGCCGGGCTCGGCCTAA